From a single Drosophila sulfurigaster albostrigata strain 15112-1811.04 chromosome 3, ASM2355843v2, whole genome shotgun sequence genomic region:
- the LOC133845235 gene encoding LOW QUALITY PROTEIN: phosphatidylinositol 3-kinase catalytic subunit type 3 (The sequence of the model RefSeq protein was modified relative to this genomic sequence to represent the inferred CDS: deleted 2 bases in 2 codons) yields MDQPDDHFRYIHSSSLHERVQIKVGTLEGKKRQPDYEKLLDDPILRFSGLYSEEYPSFQVRLQVYNDGRPYCLPVNSAYKAFGKRWSWNEWVTLPLLFSDLPRSAMLVLTILDCSGAGQTTVIGGTAISMFGKDGMFRQGMYDLRVWLGVEGDGSFPSKTPGKGKESSKSQMQRLGKLAKKHRNGQVQKVDWLDRLTFREIEVINEREKRMSDYMFLMIEFPTIMVDDMFSYSVVYFEPEVDNKYKLPAKPKLVLVPDSEIQMDNLVERKHHRLARSERSGISDRDAKPTALIRDQLHNIVYRCPPTYTLSSDEQDLLWKFRFYLSSHKKALTKFLKCINWNLNDEVTQALWMLANWAPMDVEDALELLSPSFTHAEVRKYAISRLAQAPDEDLLLYLLQLVQALKYEDFRNVVQLNKRIIPEPERDVVCSLDDNDSLLGESTISELSGTSSALHVSVIPANQRAASAIAAIKGDHKPTMASSVSAPAIRSSTPGLRSERLDMADASAGSLASQSQSQTPMLGQGVANNLCTFLIQRACKNATLANYLYWYLSIEVEDGETVRKQDQPAHDMYKMVLNIFLKVLENGNFQLRGIFYNLRKQQRFIDELVKLVKMVAKEPGNRNKKTEKFQKLLSEQDSFRVNFTNFEPIPFPLDPEVYITKIVPSRTSLFKSALMPAKLTFVTSIAQHEYVAIFKHGDDLRQDQLILQMITLMDKLLRRENLDLKLTPYKVLATSSKHGFLQYIDSCTVAEVLAREGSILNFFRRHNPCEGGPYGISSEVMDTYIKSCAGYCVITYLLGVGDRHLDNLLLTSNGKLFHIDFGFILGRDPKPMPPPMKLSKEMVEAMGGVSSDHHHEFRKQCYTAYLHLRRHANVMLNLFSLMVDATVPDIALEPDKAVKKVEENLQLGLTDEEAVQHLQSLLDISITAVMPALVEQIHRFTQYWRK; encoded by the exons ATGGATCAACCTGACGATCATTTTCGCTATATACACAGTTCCTCATTGCACGAACGTGTACAAATTAAAGT TGGCACGCTTGAGGGCAAGAAACGTCAACCAGACTATGAAAAACTGCTCGATGATCCCATATTGCGGTTTTCGGGTCTCTACTCAGAAGAGTATCCGTCATTCCAGGTGCGACTGCAGGTCTACAACGACGGACGACCCTATTGCCTCCCAGTGAACAGCGCTTACAAGGCATTTGGTAAGCGTTGGAGCTGGAACGAATGGGTAACATTGCCTCTGCTATTCTCCGACTTGCCACGCAGTGCC ATGCTGGTGCTGACCATACTTGACTGCTCGGGTGCTGGCCAAACGACGGTCATAGGCGGCACAGCCATCTCCATGTTCGGCAAGGATGGCATGTTCCGTCAGGGCATGTATGATCTACGTGTCTGGCTGGGCGTTGAAGGCGATGGCAGTTTTCCGAGCAAGACTCCGGGCAAGGGCAAGGAATCGTCGAAATCACAGATGCAACGACTAGGCAAGTTGGCCAAGAAGCATCGCAATGGACAGGTGCAAAAGGTGGATTGGCTGGATCGTTTGACATTCCGCGAAATCGAGGTGATAAACGAACGCGAGAAACGTATGTCTGATTACATGTTTCTCATGATTGAGTTTCCCACCATCATGGTGGACGATATGTTCAGT TATTCCGTTGTATACTTTGAACCAGAGGTggacaacaaatacaaattgccAGCGAAGCCCAAATTGGTTTTGGTGCCCGACTCGGAGATTCAAATG GACAACCTGGTGGAGCGCAAACACCATCGCCTGGCACGTTCGGAGCGTTCTGGCATTTCGGATCGCGATGCCAAACCCACAGCTTT GATACGCGATCAGTTGCATAACATTGTGTATCGCTGTCCGCCAACATATACGTTGAGCAGCGATGAGCAAGATCTGTTGTGGAAGTTCCGTTTCTATCTGTCATCGCATAAGAAGGCGCTCACCAAGTTTCTCAAGTGCATCAATTGGAATCTAAACGATGAGGTAACCCAAGCACTCTGGATGCTGGCCAACTGGGCGCCCATGGATGTGGAGGATGCGCTTGAGCTGCTCAGTCCAAGCTTCACACACGCCGAGGTGCGCAAATATGCCATCAGTCGTTTGGCCCAAGCACCCGACGAGGATCTCCTACTCTATCTGCTCCAATTAGTGCAGGCGCTGAAATACGAGGACTTCCGCAACGTTGTTCAATTGAACAAGCGCATCATACCCGAGCCGGAGCGCGATGTGGTCTGTTCGCTCGATGACAACGATTCGCTGCTGGGTGAGAGCACCATCTCTGAACTGAGCGGCACCAGCAGTGCGCTGCATGTCAGTGTGATACCCGCTAATCAACGTGCTGCCAGCGCCATCGCTGCCATCAAGGGCGACCACAAACCCACCATGGCCAGCAGTGTCAGTGCCCCAGCGATTAGATCGAGCACGCCAGGATTGCGTTCAGAGCGTTTGGACATGGCGGATGCCAGTGCTGGCTCCTTGGCctcgcagtcgcaatcgcagaCACCAATGCTGGGCCAAGGTGTCGCGAACAATTTGTGCACATTCCTCATACAGCGCGCCTGCAAGAATGCGACGTTGGCCAACTATTTGTATTGGTATCTGTCCATTGAGGTGGAGGATGGGGAGACGGTGCGTAAACAGGATCAGCCGGCACATGACATGTACAAAATGGTGCTCAACATCTTCCTCAAGGTGCTGGAGAATG GTAACTTTCAATTGCGTGGCATTTTCTATAATCTGCGCAAACAGCAGCGTTTTATCGATGAGCTGGTGAAGCTGGTTAAAATGGTCGCCAAGGAGCCGGGCAATCGCAACAAGAAGACcgaaaaatttcaaaagctGCTTTCCGAACAAGATTCGTTCAGGGTGAATTTTACCAACTTTGAACCGATTCCATTC CCCCTCGATCCCGAGGTGTACATCACCAAGATTGTGCCCTCTCGCACATCGCTCTTCAAGAGCGCTCTCATGCCAGCCAA ACTCACATTCGTCACTTCGATTGCTCAGCACGAATATGTGGCCATTTTCAAGCATGGTGATGATCTGCGTCAGGATCAGCTCATTCTGCAAATGATTACGCTGATGGACAAGTTGCTGCGTCGCGAGAATCTTGATCTCAAGTTGACGCCATACAAAGTCTTGGCCACCAGTTCGAAGCATGGATTTCTACAGTACATCGATTCTTGCACTGTGGCCGAGGTCTTGGCCCGCGAGGGCAGCATTTTGAACTTCTTTAGACGCCACAATCCTTGCGAGGGCGGTCCTTATGGCATCTCCTCTGAGGTGATGGACACTTACATTAAAAGCTGTGCCGGTTACTGTGTTATTACCTATTTGCTAG GTGTGGGAGATCGTCACTTGGATAATCTACTGCTGACCAGCAATGGCAAACTGTTTCACATTGATTTCGGCTTCATATTGGGACGCGATCCCAAACCCATGCCACCGCCCATGAAGCTGAGCAAGGAAATGGTCGAAGCAATGGGCGGTGTTAGTTCTGATCATCATCACGAGTTCCGCAAGCAATGCTATACGGcgtatttgcatttgcgtcGTCATGCCAATGTTATGCTCAATCTGTTCTCATTGATGGTGGACGCCACAGTGCCCGATATTGCTCTGGAGCCTGACAAGGCGGTCAAGAAGGTGGAGGAGAATCTACAGCTGGGCCTTACCGATGAGGAGGCTGTGCAGCATTTGCAAAGCCTGCTGGACATTTCCATTACTGCTGTGATGCCAGCGCTGGTCGAGCAGATTCATCGTTTCACACAATACTGGCGAAAGTAG
- the LOC133845699 gene encoding exosome complex component RRP4 → MSTNAMIDLALDRVNWNDLAGNQEKLPRIFTPGEVLMPESGFMRGHGTFVEDENIVASVAGVIEKVNKLISVRPLKSRYVGEIGDVVVARVLDVGQKRWRVDTNSRLDSTLLLSSVNLPGGELRRRSAEDEQMMRRYLDEGDLISAEVQNIFEEGTLSLYTRSLKYGKLSQGILVKVFPALVKRRKMHFHKLACGASVILGNNGYIWIAPTKSEEQEGGEANVKSSPGCATAS, encoded by the exons ATGTCAACAAATGCAATGATTGACTTGGCGCTGGATCGCGTCAACTGGAATGATTTGGCCGGCAACCAGGAGAAGCTGCCTCGCATATTTACGCCCGGCGAGGTCCTAATGCCAGAGTCGGGTTTTATGCGTGGACACGGTACCTTCGTGGAGGATGAGAACATTGTCGCATCGGTGGCCGGTGTCATtgaaaaagtgaataaattgATTTCGGTAAGACCTCTAAAGAGTCGCTATGTGGGTGAGATTGGCGACGTCGTCGTGGCCCGCGTGCTGGACGTAGGACAGAAACGTTGGCGCGTTGACACTAATTCACGTCTGGATtcaacgctgctgctgtcgtcagTGAATCTGCCAGGCGGAGAGCTGCGACGACGTTCAGCGGAAGATGAGCAGATGATGCGGCGCTATCTGGATGAAGGTGACTTGATATCGGCCGAAGTGCAG AACATCTTTGAGGAGGGCACATTGTCGCTCTACACGCGCAGTTTGAAATATGGAAAACTGTCCCAGGGTATTCTGGTCAAAGTGTTTCCGGCACTGGTCAAGCGTCGCAAGATGCATTTCCACAAGTTGGCATGCGGTGCTTCAGTAATATTAGGCAACAATGGCTACATTTGGATAGCGCCCACCAAAAGCGAAGAGCAGGAAGGCGGCGAGG CGAACGTGAAGTCATCGCCCGGCTGCGCAACTGCATCCTAG
- the LOC133845239 gene encoding caspase-1, producing MTDECITRTFSVLRASNSNNIINADSIDAQGEASSNSAGVVGGAASAANSANAAAVVVNTVNKYVARMPVDRYAREYNMNHKNRGLALIFNHEYFDIPSLKARAGTNVDAEELRKALKRLDFDVSVHKDCKLRDILKHIEKAAGQDHSDNDCIAIAILSHGEHGYIYAKDVQYKLDNIWHYFTSHICPTLAGKPKLFFIQACQGDRLDSGIMLEKSVTETDGESSMSYKIPIHADFLFSYSTIPGYYSWRNTTNGSWYIQSLIQELNANGKKYNILTLLTFVSQRVAVDFESNVPSTPMMDRQKQIPCVTSMLTRILRFTDKPSSSKAG from the exons ATGACGGACGAATGCATTACAAGAACATTCAGTGTTCTGAgagcaagcaacagcaacaacatcatcaatgCTGATAGCATTGATGCACAGGGCGAAGCGAGCTCTAATTCAGCCGGAGTTGTTGGTGGTGCAGCCTCTGCTGCTAACTCTGCTAacgccgccgccgtcgtcgtAAA CACGGTGAATAAGTATGTAGCTCGTATGCCGGTAGATCGCTATGCCCGCGAGTACAATATGAATCACAAGAATCGTGGATTGGCCCTCATATTCAATCatgaatattttgatatacctTCGCTAAAAGCACGGGCTGGCACCAATGTTGATGCCGAGGAGTTGCGCAAAGCGTTGAAGCGTTTGGACTTTGATGTGTCAGTGCATAAGGATTGCAAATTGCGCGACATACTCAAGCACATTGAAAAGGCAGCCGGACAGGATCACAGCGATAACGATTGCATTGCTATTGCGATCTTATCGCATGGCGAGCACGGCTATATCTATGCTAAGGATGTGCAGTATAAACTGGATAACATTTGGCATTACTTCACTTCGCACATTTGTCCTACGCTTGCCGGCAAGCCGAAATTATTCTTCATTCAAGCGTGCCAGGGCGATCGTCTCGATTCGGGCATAATGCTAGAGAAGAGCGTCACGGAAACGGATGGCGAATCCTCGATGAGCTACAAAATTCCGATACACGCTGACTTTCTATTCTCATACTCTACGATTCCAg GTTACTATTCCTGGAGAAACACTACAAATGGTTCGTGGTATATTCAGTCGCTCATCCAGGAGCTGAATGCGAATGGCAAAAAGTACAACATACTCACACTGCTCACATTCGTCAGTCAACGTGTTGCCGTCGACTTTGAATCGAACGTGCCATCGACACCGATGATGGATCGTCAAAAGCAAATTCCGTGTGTGACCTCGATGTTGACTCGCATATTGCGCTTTACGGACAAACCCTCAAGCAGCAAGGCGGGCTAA